From a single Intestinibaculum porci genomic region:
- a CDS encoding helix-turn-helix domain-containing protein — protein MERAAKKPIGYQKHITYELREKIEAGLKSGLNKAQIAKTIHKDPTTVAKEIRNHRTPSGSPSKAPFDCANYKKCTRGRECRTSHEVFMECTDYTLFKCNQRDRSPGVCNGCTKAPSCRFSKYYYRADVAQRAYEYMLRDSRMGFNLTYSEAQWMADIIKPELEQGKSPYAILNEHPELKISEKCLYNYIEQGAFEQFGINSLALRNQVKRRKMPKVRANQYRKRKDSGYLTGRTFKDFLEYNPLVAAQYSINHSVKLYDGAERPDSEQAIDHPVGYILMDTVYNDVSNGPFIQTFKIMPGGVFLAVYHDEKTAEEMVNGLDYIEKLLGPDVFINNIGSILTDRGSEFSLADEFEDRESGTCRIFYCDAMHSNQKGSLENEHLVLRYICPKKKDLRKLGLVSQEALNRAVNNINSYSRKLYGGRSLYENTAFMMPEIYEALKCKGYSQIDKDKVELKPSVLKKK, from the coding sequence ATGGAAAGAGCCGCTAAAAAGCCCATAGGATATCAGAAGCACATAACTTATGAGCTTCGAGAAAAGATTGAAGCAGGTCTCAAGAGCGGCCTTAATAAGGCCCAAATTGCCAAGACCATTCATAAAGATCCAACTACCGTCGCTAAGGAAATTCGGAATCACAGAACTCCTTCAGGATCGCCAAGCAAGGCACCCTTTGACTGCGCCAACTACAAAAAGTGCACAAGAGGACGGGAGTGCAGAACCAGCCATGAGGTGTTCATGGAATGCACTGACTACACCCTGTTTAAATGCAATCAAAGGGACAGATCACCGGGCGTCTGCAACGGCTGCACCAAAGCCCCCAGCTGCAGATTCTCAAAATACTACTACAGAGCAGATGTGGCCCAAAGAGCATACGAATATATGCTTAGGGATTCGAGAATGGGCTTCAACCTCACCTATTCAGAGGCTCAGTGGATGGCTGATATCATCAAGCCTGAGCTTGAACAGGGCAAGTCACCGTATGCAATTCTTAACGAGCATCCTGAGCTCAAAATTTCCGAAAAGTGCCTGTACAACTATATTGAGCAGGGTGCATTTGAACAGTTTGGAATCAATAGCCTGGCGCTCAGAAACCAGGTAAAGAGAAGAAAGATGCCTAAGGTACGCGCTAACCAGTACAGAAAGCGCAAGGACAGCGGCTATTTAACCGGAAGAACATTCAAGGACTTTCTTGAATACAACCCCCTTGTGGCCGCACAGTACAGCATCAATCATAGCGTTAAGCTCTATGATGGTGCAGAACGGCCTGATAGCGAGCAGGCAATTGATCATCCTGTCGGCTATATCCTTATGGATACCGTTTATAATGATGTTTCTAACGGCCCGTTTATTCAGACTTTTAAGATCATGCCAGGCGGTGTATTTCTTGCCGTCTATCATGATGAAAAAACAGCTGAGGAGATGGTGAATGGCCTTGACTATATTGAAAAGCTGCTTGGCCCGGATGTATTTATTAATAATATAGGGTCTATCCTGACTGACAGAGGCAGTGAATTCTCGCTGGCCGATGAATTCGAAGACAGAGAGTCAGGAACATGCCGAATCTTCTACTGTGATGCGATGCATTCAAATCAGAAGGGATCACTTGAGAACGAGCATCTTGTTTTAAGATATATCTGCCCTAAGAAAAAGGATCTCCGCAAGCTTGGGCTTGTAAGTCAGGAGGCCCTTAACAGAGCCGTTAATAATATCAACTCCTACTCCCGCAAGCTCTATGGCGGCAGAAGTCTCTATGAAAACACGGCTTTCATGATGCCGGAGATCTATGAGGCTCTAAAGTGCAAAGGCTATAGCCAAATCGATAAAGACAAGGTGGAGTTAAAGCCTTCAGTTTTAAAGAAAAAGTAA
- the clpB gene encoding ATP-dependent chaperone ClpB, translating to MNDKFTEAMQKTLNNAASMAMNLNQQVIDVDHFVYAALEDSSGIFYRVLNRCGVNINNLKDDLNRNINAKPSVAHVTENDLRFSYDMNNLLGEANKVMQKYKDEYLSMEHMLVALFNVNSTSIRALIDKYRLNKREVEKVIKDMRGDHHVDNPNPENNYEVLEKYGRDLIKDVRNGKIDPVIGRDEEIRRVIQILSRKTKNNPILIGEPGVGKTAIVEGLAWRIFKNDVPETLKNKTLFELDLGSLIAGAKYQGEFEERLKAVLGEIQKSEGQIIMFIDEIHQLVGAGRTQGAMDAANLLKPMLARGELHCIGATTLDEYRQYIEKDAALERRFQKVMVQEPDIDDTIAILRGLKEPFESHHGVQITDNAIIAAAHLSDRYITDRYLPDKAIDLIDEACASVRMEIDSMPEELDTYTRDKNRLEMERISIEKEDQNDDTRARMEEIKGKIASLNEKIQGLTDKWKEEKKGLDRVKDLKNQKQRLETQMSEYETSGNLEEASRIKYEKLPAIEKEIENLQAKEADDSLLHEKVTVDTISEVISRWTGIPVSKLMESEKDKLLHLQDILEKRVIGQDEAISKVTDAILRSRAGINDENRPIGSFMFLGPTGVGKTEVAKALAEQLFDNEKNIVRIDMSEYMEKYSVSRLLGAPPGYVGYEEGGQLTEAVRRAPYSIVLLDEIEKAHPDVFNVLLQLLDDGRLTDSKGNVVSFKNTIIIMTSNIGSEYLLQGNTPENQAKVKEELKAHFKPEFLNRIDEIIMFNSLNSSVVYKIIDKFIGELEERLSEKKITLEITDAAKEAIARDAFEPAFGARPIKRYIQTHIETNLAKEMIKGTITEKSHVIIDYNGDFVIRQA from the coding sequence ATGAATGATAAATTCACTGAAGCAATGCAGAAAACATTAAACAATGCAGCGAGCATGGCCATGAATTTGAATCAGCAGGTTATTGATGTCGATCATTTCGTCTATGCCGCGTTGGAGGATAGTTCTGGCATATTCTATCGTGTTTTAAATCGTTGTGGCGTTAATATTAATAACTTAAAAGATGACCTGAATCGTAATATCAATGCGAAACCTTCGGTTGCGCATGTGACTGAAAATGATTTACGTTTCAGTTATGATATGAATAATTTATTAGGTGAAGCCAACAAAGTGATGCAGAAATATAAAGATGAATATCTTTCTATGGAACATATGTTAGTGGCTTTATTTAACGTGAATTCTACAAGTATCAGAGCTCTCATTGATAAATATCGCCTCAATAAGCGAGAAGTAGAAAAAGTGATTAAAGATATGCGTGGGGACCACCATGTCGATAATCCTAATCCTGAAAACAACTATGAAGTATTGGAAAAATATGGTCGTGATTTGATCAAGGATGTCCGTAACGGGAAGATTGATCCAGTTATTGGCCGTGATGAAGAAATTCGTCGTGTTATTCAGATTCTGTCTCGAAAGACTAAGAATAACCCAATTTTAATTGGTGAACCTGGGGTTGGTAAAACAGCCATCGTCGAAGGTTTAGCTTGGCGTATCTTTAAAAACGATGTACCGGAAACCTTAAAGAACAAAACATTATTTGAACTGGATTTAGGTTCATTGATTGCTGGTGCTAAATATCAGGGTGAATTTGAGGAACGTTTGAAAGCTGTCTTAGGTGAAATTCAGAAATCTGAAGGTCAGATTATCATGTTCATCGATGAAATCCATCAGTTAGTTGGCGCTGGTCGTACGCAAGGTGCGATGGATGCGGCTAACTTATTAAAACCAATGTTAGCACGTGGTGAACTGCACTGTATCGGTGCCACAACATTAGATGAATATCGTCAGTATATTGAAAAGGATGCGGCTTTGGAACGTCGTTTCCAGAAAGTTATGGTCCAGGAACCAGACATTGATGATACGATTGCCATCTTACGTGGTTTAAAGGAACCTTTTGAATCACATCATGGGGTTCAGATCACAGATAATGCGATTATCGCCGCGGCCCATTTAAGTGATCGTTATATCACGGATCGTTATCTGCCAGATAAAGCAATTGACTTAATTGATGAAGCCTGCGCAAGTGTTCGTATGGAAATTGACTCTATGCCAGAAGAACTTGATACGTATACCCGTGACAAGAATCGTCTGGAAATGGAACGTATTTCGATCGAAAAAGAAGATCAGAATGATGATACCAGAGCCCGCATGGAAGAAATCAAAGGCAAGATTGCCTCTTTAAATGAAAAGATTCAGGGCTTAACGGATAAGTGGAAAGAAGAAAAGAAAGGCTTAGACCGCGTTAAAGACTTAAAGAATCAGAAACAGCGTTTAGAAACGCAGATGAGCGAATATGAAACGAGCGGTAACTTAGAGGAAGCTTCACGTATTAAATACGAAAAACTGCCAGCTATTGAAAAAGAAATCGAAAACTTACAAGCTAAAGAAGCAGATGATTCCTTATTACATGAAAAAGTGACCGTGGATACGATTAGTGAGGTCATCTCTCGCTGGACGGGTATTCCAGTTTCTAAGTTAATGGAAAGTGAAAAGGATAAACTCTTACACTTACAGGATATCTTAGAGAAACGTGTTATTGGTCAGGATGAAGCTATTTCTAAGGTTACTGATGCCATTTTACGTAGCCGTGCCGGGATCAATGATGAAAACCGTCCTATTGGTTCCTTCATGTTCTTAGGTCCTACTGGTGTTGGTAAAACAGAAGTTGCCAAAGCTTTAGCGGAACAGTTATTCGATAATGAGAAGAACATTGTTCGTATCGATATGTCTGAATATATGGAGAAATACAGTGTGTCTCGTTTACTCGGTGCCCCTCCAGGATATGTTGGTTATGAAGAAGGCGGCCAGTTAACCGAAGCGGTTCGTCGTGCCCCTTACAGTATCGTCTTATTAGACGAAATTGAAAAAGCCCATCCAGATGTCTTCAATGTCTTATTACAGTTACTTGATGATGGTCGTTTAACTGATTCGAAAGGGAATGTCGTTTCCTTCAAGAATACCATTATCATTATGACTTCTAATATCGGTAGTGAATACTTATTACAGGGGAATACGCCAGAAAATCAGGCCAAAGTTAAAGAGGAATTAAAAGCCCACTTCAAACCTGAATTCTTAAACCGTATTGATGAAATTATCATGTTCAACTCACTGAACTCTTCAGTTGTTTACAAGATCATTGATAAGTTCATTGGCGAACTCGAAGAACGTTTATCTGAAAAGAAGATTACGTTAGAGATTACCGATGCAGCCAAAGAAGCCATTGCGCGTGATGCTTTTGAACCGGCTTTTGGTGCTCGTCCAATCAAACGTTATATCCAGACGCACATTGAAACCAATTTAGCTAAGGAAATGATTAAAGGTACCATTACGGAAAAATCCCATGTCATTATTGACTACAATGGTGACTTTGTCATTCGTCAGGCTTAA
- a CDS encoding CAP domain-containing protein — protein MKKRISLIVSLMMIISLATMHSVHAEILYETNWESPREHMIMVGVTGDRYAGYKERIIHKLNMLRYTACREHECDPKINLYPDKNYRYHLKDDYGPNPTDEQLSEENEDYRPMTWSDVCEHAAEIRASELALRYGHTRPTGDDFSMNFDGVDKNNTCAECLYNTTRIYNDPWALFEKAIDKFAAEREAYDAYINGNESKTTADFGHYAICINPANVHVGMSALAIAQGDTKQNYQGIYKSFVSLEAGYAVQKTSTQERNNSGRMTQKVEMRENYVDAIKGPDDMIIDDDVAHPSSIYVGMKRIDDPDHDPTLSYWKVYDGLSSTSSNEKVATMDKKGIVHPRGTGTTTITVKVNGYTCSFPVTVTQTHQHQHHYQEQVIKAATCEKNGEKKLICSDCGDEKIETIPALGHKYGVWTSLDDQQHQRICENDQTHVEKEDHDFDGGVITKAATYQEEGAKTYTCRDCGFTKTETIPILTHVHNYQLTNTKAATCDEKGMKTYTCTICGDRYTKDIPVLSHDYGNWQKFNDLVHERVCKNDHNHVDKQPHRYDEGKIIVASTCTQTGVKIYTCQDCGYTKRESIPTIEHDYDDGQIVVAPTCVSKGVKVYTCKNCGQTKSEELDYDSHNHPTDQITVVNKKEATATSEGYTGDQKCRTCGQIVKKGTTIPKTNHTHTWNHGTITKAASCIEAGAKTYTCTICGETKTETIPALGHDYGEWEKYDDLIHKRVCKRDIHHVEKQSHRYDEGQVVITPTCTRVGEKIYICQDCGYMKRENLSKLDHHDYDDGKIVVVPTCTTKGVKVYTCKNCSKTKSEELDYDPQNHSGSQVIKNKKEATATEDGYSGDLVCNGCGQIVKKGTVISKTGHSHSWNEGEMTKEPSCTQAGEKVYTCSVCLETKAESIPALGHDYDDGKMTITPTCTKKGEKVYTCKRCGDEKTEALPMDQSNHSLEHLSVQNKKEATITEEGYSGDVICSDCWTIVKAGTVIPKLASSNENNPGTADQNKEAANTDDAKKTSDEKTNQTAGSESDQTNTNVGNKQDETITPVNKETTQQSHSSSYDGNGTNEKQTKQTADLHKNEQVVTNAISNNAQKNDKNNGNTEDHFYKGKSAQTLEQAVTAQTKMIVGLKNDHDIKESSYRKLTLKVKKRAKKSLQLSWKKLPGRMTYLVYGNRCGHRYHFLKKTSKTTYKQGKLKKGTYYKYLVIALGSKGQSVAISKVVHVATKGGLYGNVKAIKMKKTLKLKKKQSYKLPYKLVYDAKKKKIHRPIALESSNTKVVSVQKGKVQGKKKGIAYIYVYAQNGAYAKIKVTVK, from the coding sequence ATGAAGAAAAGGATAAGTTTGATTGTTTCGCTGATGATGATCATTTCATTAGCGACGATGCATTCCGTGCATGCAGAAATACTTTATGAGACAAATTGGGAATCGCCGCGAGAGCATATGATCATGGTTGGTGTAACTGGTGATCGCTATGCCGGTTACAAGGAGCGGATTATTCATAAGTTAAATATGTTGCGGTACACGGCTTGCCGGGAACATGAATGTGATCCTAAGATTAATTTATATCCCGATAAAAATTATAGATATCACTTAAAAGACGATTATGGTCCCAATCCAACAGATGAGCAGCTATCAGAAGAAAATGAAGATTATCGTCCAATGACATGGAGTGACGTTTGTGAACATGCCGCAGAAATAAGGGCTAGTGAATTAGCTTTACGCTATGGACATACTCGTCCTACTGGTGATGATTTTTCAATGAACTTTGATGGTGTCGACAAAAACAATACATGTGCCGAATGCTTGTATAATACCACAAGAATATATAATGACCCATGGGCACTCTTTGAAAAAGCAATCGATAAGTTTGCGGCAGAAAGAGAGGCCTATGATGCCTATATCAATGGGAATGAAAGCAAGACAACAGCTGATTTTGGGCATTATGCTATTTGTATTAACCCCGCGAATGTGCATGTCGGGATGTCTGCTTTAGCTATTGCGCAAGGCGACACGAAGCAAAACTATCAAGGCATTTATAAAAGTTTTGTCAGCTTAGAAGCAGGCTATGCCGTTCAGAAAACCTCAACGCAAGAGCGCAATAATAGCGGGCGTATGACGCAAAAAGTGGAAATGAGAGAAAACTATGTCGACGCGATCAAAGGCCCTGATGATATGATAATTGATGATGATGTGGCGCATCCATCTTCTATCTATGTGGGGATGAAACGAATTGATGATCCTGATCATGATCCGACACTTTCTTACTGGAAAGTATATGATGGGTTATCCTCAACTTCCAGCAATGAAAAGGTAGCAACGATGGATAAGAAAGGGATCGTTCATCCACGCGGCACTGGGACAACGACGATCACAGTTAAGGTGAATGGATATACTTGCAGTTTTCCGGTGACGGTCACTCAAACCCATCAGCATCAACATCACTATCAGGAACAGGTCATCAAAGCGGCGACTTGTGAAAAGAATGGGGAAAAGAAGCTGATATGCTCTGACTGCGGAGATGAAAAAATCGAAACGATTCCTGCTTTAGGCCATAAGTACGGCGTTTGGACATCACTTGATGATCAGCAGCATCAGCGTATTTGTGAAAATGATCAAACGCATGTTGAAAAAGAAGATCATGACTTTGATGGCGGGGTTATCACCAAAGCTGCAACTTATCAGGAGGAAGGTGCTAAGACATATACATGTAGAGATTGCGGTTTCACGAAAACCGAGACGATACCAATATTAACACATGTTCATAACTATCAGCTTACAAATACGAAAGCTGCAACGTGTGATGAAAAAGGTATGAAAACGTACACTTGTACAATTTGTGGTGATCGTTACACAAAAGACATTCCCGTTTTAAGTCATGATTATGGCAACTGGCAAAAATTCAATGATCTTGTTCATGAACGTGTCTGTAAAAATGATCATAATCATGTAGACAAGCAGCCTCATCGCTATGATGAAGGGAAAATAATCGTAGCGTCAACATGTACACAGACGGGGGTCAAGATTTATACTTGTCAAGATTGTGGCTACACAAAACGTGAAAGTATTCCGACCATAGAACATGACTATGATGACGGCCAAATTGTGGTGGCACCTACGTGTGTCTCGAAAGGTGTTAAGGTTTATACCTGCAAAAACTGTGGTCAGACGAAGAGTGAGGAATTAGATTACGATTCCCATAACCATCCTACTGATCAAATCACGGTGGTGAATAAAAAAGAGGCCACGGCGACTTCGGAAGGATACACAGGTGATCAAAAATGTAGGACTTGTGGTCAAATAGTAAAGAAAGGGACAACTATTCCTAAAACAAATCATACACATACATGGAATCATGGGACGATTACGAAAGCAGCATCATGCATTGAAGCAGGGGCAAAAACTTATACATGTACGATTTGTGGTGAGACAAAGACTGAGACAATTCCCGCTTTAGGCCACGATTATGGTGAGTGGGAAAAGTATGATGATCTTATCCATAAGCGTGTTTGTAAAAGAGATATTCATCATGTAGAGAAACAGTCTCATCGTTATGATGAGGGGCAAGTCGTGATCACGCCAACATGCACGCGCGTAGGAGAGAAAATCTATATTTGCCAGGATTGCGGCTACATGAAACGCGAAAATCTTTCTAAGTTAGATCATCATGACTATGATGACGGTAAGATTGTGGTGGTCCCTACTTGCACCACGAAAGGCGTTAAGGTTTATACCTGCAAAAACTGTAGTAAAACGAAAAGTGAAGAATTAGATTATGATCCTCAAAATCATTCAGGATCACAAGTTATTAAAAATAAGAAAGAAGCGACTGCCACCGAAGATGGTTACAGTGGTGACTTGGTTTGTAATGGCTGTGGTCAAATAGTAAAGAAAGGAACTGTTATTTCTAAAACTGGTCATTCTCATAGCTGGAATGAGGGTGAAATGACAAAGGAGCCATCTTGCACGCAAGCAGGAGAGAAGGTTTATACTTGCTCTGTTTGTCTTGAAACAAAGGCAGAAAGTATTCCGGCTTTAGGTCATGACTATGATGATGGCAAGATGACGATTACGCCAACTTGCACAAAGAAAGGTGAAAAGGTTTATACCTGCAAACGCTGTGGTGATGAAAAAACAGAAGCGTTACCAATGGATCAGAGTAATCATTCTTTAGAGCATTTAAGCGTTCAAAATAAGAAAGAGGCTACGATCACGGAAGAAGGATATAGCGGTGATGTGATCTGCAGTGATTGTTGGACAATCGTAAAAGCGGGAACAGTTATTCCTAAACTTGCATCTAGCAATGAGAATAATCCGGGAACAGCTGATCAAAATAAGGAAGCTGCCAATACGGATGACGCAAAGAAAACGTCTGATGAAAAGACAAATCAGACTGCTGGTAGTGAATCTGATCAGACAAATACCAATGTGGGGAATAAACAAGATGAAACTATAACGCCAGTGAATAAGGAAACGACTCAACAAAGTCATTCGTCTTCTTATGATGGTAATGGTACAAATGAGAAGCAAACAAAACAAACGGCAGATCTTCATAAAAATGAGCAGGTGGTAACGAATGCAATAAGTAATAATGCGCAAAAGAATGATAAGAATAACGGAAATACAGAAGATCATTTCTACAAGGGTAAAAGCGCACAAACACTTGAGCAGGCAGTCACTGCGCAGACAAAGATGATTGTGGGATTAAAGAATGATCATGATATTAAGGAATCATCGTATCGGAAATTAACACTTAAGGTTAAGAAAAGAGCGAAAAAGAGTTTACAGTTAAGCTGGAAGAAGTTACCGGGTCGAATGACATATCTTGTTTATGGCAATCGGTGTGGTCATCGTTATCACTTCTTAAAGAAGACAAGTAAGACAACGTATAAACAAGGAAAATTGAAAAAAGGCACGTACTATAAATACTTAGTCATTGCTCTTGGTAGTAAAGGGCAAAGCGTTGCCATATCGAAGGTGGTGCATGTCGCAACGAAAGGCGGCCTTTATGGTAATGTGAAAGCGATTAAGATGAAAAAGACTCTAAAGCTTAAGAAGAAACAATCTTATAAGTTACCGTATAAGCTTGTTTATGATGCGAAAAAGAAGAAGATCCATCGCCCGATCGCTTTAGAATCTTCCAATACTAAAGTGGTGAGCGTTCAGAAAGGAAAAGTGCAAGGGAAGAAGAAAGGTATAGCTTATATTTATGTTTATGCCCAAAACGGCGCTTATGCGAAGATAAAAGTAACAGTCAAATAG
- a CDS encoding Maf family protein produces MSRIILASSSPRRKELMAREGIDFIVDAASIEEVLDESLSVEERLKKLALDKGMPIHEKYPDDVVIAADTTVYHHDQIIGKAHSREEAKAILTSLSNDRQIVYTSVAIFFPEETLNFIEKTTVVFKDITDKIDDYLDTNEWVGKAGAYAIQGKGDRLIASVDGDIDTVIGLPVKKIKTILQNHHVL; encoded by the coding sequence ATGAGTAGAATTATTCTGGCGAGTTCTTCGCCACGAAGAAAAGAACTGATGGCACGGGAAGGCATCGACTTTATCGTTGATGCAGCCAGCATCGAAGAGGTGTTAGATGAATCTTTAAGCGTTGAAGAACGCTTAAAGAAACTCGCTCTCGATAAAGGCATGCCGATTCATGAAAAATATCCGGATGATGTGGTGATTGCGGCTGATACAACCGTATATCATCATGATCAGATCATCGGTAAAGCGCATTCCCGTGAAGAAGCTAAAGCGATTCTGACATCATTATCCAATGATCGTCAGATCGTCTATACTTCTGTCGCTATTTTCTTCCCTGAGGAGACCTTAAACTTTATTGAAAAGACGACCGTTGTCTTTAAAGATATTACCGACAAGATTGATGATTACCTCGATACCAATGAATGGGTTGGGAAAGCAGGGGCTTATGCAATCCAGGGTAAAGGTGATCGTTTGATTGCGAGTGTTGATGGTGATATCGATACGGTCATTGGCTTACCAGTTAAGAAGATTAAAACGATTTTACAAAATCATCATGTTTTATAA
- the pnp gene encoding polyribonucleotide nucleotidyltransferase, which produces MAKQVFTTEFFGKKLTVEVGELAKQANGAALVRYDDTVVLSTACAGKEPKDVDFFPLTVTYEEKMYSVGKIPGGFLRREGRPSEHGTLTARMIDRPIRPLFADGFRNEVQVVNTVLSVDQNASPEMAAMLGASIALCISDIPFNGPIAGVNVGYIDGEYTINAGPEAMENSEINLEVAGTKFAINMVEADSKEVSEEEMLEAIMFGHEQIKKLIAFEEEIVTAVGKEKMEIPLFSLDETIVHDVTEVANDRMKAAISIPGKLERYDAIDALKAEVVASYEEKDYEDFAAHDNTIKQVKMVLDDLEREEVRRLITEEKIRPDGRKVDEIRPLDAQVDLLPRVHGSALFTRGETQVLSVVTLGAISDEQKIDGLGNETEKRWMHHYNFPPYSVGEVGRMGAPGRREIGHGYLGERALRQVMPSVEEFPYTIRAVAEVLESNGSSSQASICASTMALMAAGVPIKAPVAGIAMGLVTKGDNYTILTDIQGMEDHLGDMDFKVAGTTKGICALQMDIKIDGITRQILEEALAQAKKARAQIMEVITNCIPAPRDHLSPYAPKYATMRIAVEQIKDVIGKGGDTINDIIAKCDNVSIDIDEEGLVTIYHYNQDAIDRAKKMIEDITRKANVGEIYDGKAVRVENNYAFIELFPGTNGFLHVKDVAWERTEKVSDVIKVGDIVKVKVTQITDKGVNVSRKALLPRPVKKHHDHKEENKSEA; this is translated from the coding sequence ATGGCAAAACAAGTATTTACAACAGAATTCTTTGGCAAGAAACTGACTGTTGAAGTCGGTGAGCTTGCAAAACAGGCCAACGGCGCCGCATTAGTGCGTTATGATGACACCGTTGTCTTATCGACAGCCTGTGCGGGAAAGGAACCAAAAGATGTGGACTTCTTCCCATTAACCGTAACGTATGAAGAAAAAATGTATTCCGTTGGGAAAATTCCAGGCGGCTTTTTAAGACGTGAAGGTCGTCCAAGTGAACACGGCACCTTAACAGCGCGTATGATTGACCGTCCAATCCGTCCATTATTTGCGGATGGCTTCAGAAATGAAGTACAGGTCGTTAACACCGTTTTATCGGTTGATCAGAATGCCTCACCAGAAATGGCTGCAATGTTAGGGGCAAGTATTGCTTTATGTATTTCGGATATCCCATTTAATGGTCCAATTGCTGGGGTCAATGTTGGCTACATTGATGGTGAATATACAATCAATGCCGGTCCAGAAGCAATGGAAAATAGCGAAATTAACCTTGAAGTCGCTGGGACAAAATTCGCAATCAACATGGTGGAAGCTGATTCTAAAGAAGTCTCTGAAGAAGAAATGCTGGAAGCGATCATGTTCGGTCATGAACAGATCAAGAAACTGATTGCCTTCGAAGAAGAAATCGTCACGGCAGTCGGCAAAGAAAAGATGGAAATTCCACTATTCTCATTAGATGAAACCATCGTTCACGATGTCACTGAAGTAGCGAATGACCGCATGAAAGCAGCTATTTCTATTCCTGGCAAATTAGAAAGATACGATGCTATTGATGCTTTAAAGGCTGAAGTTGTCGCATCTTATGAAGAAAAAGATTACGAAGACTTTGCTGCGCATGATAACACTATTAAACAGGTAAAGATGGTCTTAGATGACTTAGAAAGAGAAGAAGTGCGTCGTCTTATTACGGAAGAAAAGATCAGACCTGATGGTCGTAAAGTAGATGAAATTCGTCCGTTAGATGCCCAGGTTGACTTATTACCACGCGTGCATGGTTCCGCTTTATTTACCCGCGGGGAAACGCAGGTATTATCAGTCGTCACTTTAGGGGCGATCTCTGATGAACAGAAGATTGATGGCTTAGGCAACGAAACCGAAAAACGCTGGATGCATCATTATAACTTCCCACCATATTCAGTTGGTGAAGTCGGCCGTATGGGGGCCCCAGGTCGTCGTGAAATCGGTCATGGCTACTTAGGCGAAAGAGCCTTACGTCAGGTTATGCCAAGCGTTGAAGAATTCCCATATACGATCCGTGCGGTTGCGGAAGTTTTAGAATCTAATGGCTCTTCTTCACAGGCTTCGATCTGCGCTTCTACAATGGCTTTAATGGCTGCAGGTGTGCCAATTAAAGCGCCTGTTGCCGGGATCGCTATGGGCTTAGTGACTAAAGGTGATAACTATACCATCTTAACCGATATCCAGGGGATGGAAGACCACTTAGGTGATATGGACTTTAAAGTCGCCGGGACGACAAAAGGGATCTGCGCCCTGCAGATGGATATTAAGATCGATGGGATTACACGTCAGATCTTAGAAGAAGCATTAGCCCAGGCTAAGAAAGCGCGTGCTCAGATCATGGAAGTTATTACTAACTGTATCCCTGCACCACGTGATCATTTATCACCATATGCCCCTAAATATGCGACCATGCGTATTGCCGTGGAACAGATCAAAGATGTTATCGGTAAAGGCGGCGATACAATCAATGATATCATCGCTAAGTGTGATAATGTATCGATCGATATCGATGAAGAAGGTTTAGTGACAATCTATCATTACAATCAGGATGCCATCGATCGTGCTAAGAAGATGATCGAAGACATTACCCGTAAAGCCAATGTCGGTGAAATCTATGACGGGAAAGCTGTCCGCGTAGAAAATAACTATGCATTCATCGAATTATTCCCAGGGACAAACGGCTTCTTACATGTCAAAGACGTCGCTTGGGAACGTACTGAAAAAGTATCTGATGTCATCAAAGTGGGTGATATCGTGAAAGTTAAAGTCACCCAGATTACCGATAAAGGTGTGAATGTTTCTCGTAAGGCATTATTACCAAGACCCGTTAAGAAACATCATGACCATAAAGAAGAAAATAAGAGCGAAGCATAA
- the rpsO gene encoding 30S ribosomal protein S15 yields MLTKEEKTAIMKEYGRKEGDTGSAEVQIALLTADINKLNDHFKAHPKDHHGNRGLLKKIGRRRDMLRYLKNEDLDRYTALVDKLGLRR; encoded by the coding sequence ATGTTAACTAAAGAAGAAAAAACAGCTATCATGAAAGAATATGGAAGAAAAGAAGGAGATACTGGTTCGGCAGAAGTACAGATCGCATTATTAACTGCAGATATCAATAAATTAAATGATCACTTCAAAGCTCATCCAAAAGATCATCATGGTAACCGTGGTTTATTAAAGAAAATCGGTCGCAGAAGAGATATGTTAAGATATCTTAAAAATGAAGACCTTGACCGTTATACAGCATTAGTTGATAAACTCGGCTTAAGAAGATAA